The following are from one region of the Phycisphaerae bacterium genome:
- a CDS encoding tetratricopeptide repeat protein yields the protein MDRTLRRHEFLGLILTLLIAGCAAPGTRPYARATKQQPARNPLTAKKLNDQGLRKLEDGDKEGAEKSFRAAIEQDLYYVPAHNNLGLVLLKKGEYYDAAWEFHTAAKLAPEQSEPRANLAALYEEFGRLDDAIAEYESALDIDPDNLAAMRHLARACVKAGRKDEKTRNLLERLTTHPDGDQWDYWVRGQIIRFGRSENRLSPENKAP from the coding sequence ATGGACCGCACACTACGCCGACACGAATTCCTGGGTCTGATTTTGACTCTGCTGATTGCTGGCTGCGCGGCCCCCGGCACGCGTCCTTACGCACGGGCGACGAAGCAACAGCCGGCACGCAATCCGCTCACCGCGAAAAAGCTCAACGATCAGGGGCTTCGCAAGTTGGAAGATGGCGACAAGGAAGGCGCCGAAAAGAGCTTCCGAGCGGCCATCGAGCAGGATCTCTACTACGTTCCCGCCCACAACAACCTTGGCTTGGTGCTTTTGAAGAAGGGCGAGTACTACGACGCTGCCTGGGAATTCCATACGGCGGCGAAGCTGGCCCCGGAACAATCCGAGCCTCGAGCCAATCTGGCTGCCCTCTACGAGGAATTCGGTCGACTCGATGACGCCATTGCGGAGTACGAGTCGGCCCTGGACATTGACCCCGACAATCTGGCGGCCATGCGGCATCTCGCCCGGGCCTGTGTGAAAGCTGGCCGCAAGGACGAGAAAACGCGCAATCTCCTCGAACGGCTCACCACGCATCCCGACGGCGATCAGTGGGATTACTGGGTCAGGGGCCAGATCATTCGGTTCGGCAGGAGCGAGAACCGCCTTTCACCGGAGAACAAAGCGCCTTAG
- the ggt gene encoding gamma-glutamyltransferase, with protein MRPFLLIVQSTIVLLFATSYVWGMDPSWVARGHKEMVATESEQASRAGLAMLEAGGNAFDAAVAVSFALAVTRPYHTGLGGGGFLMARLADGRVIVQDFRERAPKAATSDMYVKTDGAIPELRPSEYGYRAVAVPGLIAGRCWIQKQYGKLDLATVTKPAISLAESGFAVDRRYVDATEAVLAIYTKYPSLKHSCGYVWRTHLREGNLRSAGDVLVQPELARLISGIAKDGPDFFYRGPVADALVGRMNANGGIITRRDLAEYQPKLREPLIATYRDYTLILMPPPSSGGIAIAQTLNILEQLKFSEAAKQDPIKALHFQVEAMKAAFADRAAYLGDSDFVEVPVDRLTSKSTAAAYADKISFPRPKVPEKDSPKRTAVPDDGGTSHFCIADQFGNVVVSTETINTEFGSLAAVDEWGLILNNEMDDFTAIPGEPNAFGLVQSPANAIAPGKRPISSMSPTIVLKGDEPFLLVGAAGGPRIISGTLNVILGVLDHGRPLAEAVQSPRPHHQWQPDRVFFNQARTGNAHFDGIPLDMAAKKLGEFGHEVSDIPKRSVVQAIIKTRDGWIGVSDPQGGGQPAGY; from the coding sequence ATGCGGCCGTTCTTGCTCATCGTTCAATCCACAATCGTGCTGCTCTTCGCCACATCCTACGTGTGGGGAATGGATCCATCCTGGGTTGCGCGCGGCCACAAGGAAATGGTTGCAACCGAGTCCGAACAGGCCTCGCGTGCCGGACTTGCAATGCTGGAGGCAGGCGGAAATGCCTTCGACGCCGCGGTCGCCGTCTCGTTCGCGCTCGCCGTGACGCGCCCCTATCACACCGGCTTGGGCGGCGGCGGATTCCTGATGGCCCGCCTCGCCGATGGACGTGTCATCGTGCAGGACTTTCGTGAGAGAGCTCCGAAGGCCGCTACATCGGACATGTACGTCAAGACTGACGGCGCAATTCCGGAGCTGCGCCCCAGCGAGTACGGATACCGGGCGGTAGCCGTGCCCGGCCTGATCGCAGGTCGTTGCTGGATTCAGAAGCAGTACGGTAAGCTCGACCTGGCAACGGTGACCAAGCCGGCCATTTCTCTCGCGGAGAGCGGCTTCGCCGTTGACCGGCGCTACGTGGACGCAACAGAGGCGGTCCTGGCGATTTACACCAAGTATCCCTCGCTCAAGCACTCGTGCGGCTATGTGTGGCGGACGCACCTGCGCGAGGGCAACCTGCGCAGCGCCGGGGATGTTCTTGTCCAACCCGAACTTGCCCGGCTGATAAGCGGTATTGCCAAGGACGGCCCAGACTTTTTCTACCGAGGGCCGGTGGCGGATGCCCTGGTGGGCCGGATGAACGCAAACGGAGGGATCATCACACGGCGTGACCTTGCCGAATATCAGCCGAAGCTCCGCGAACCGCTGATCGCCACCTATCGCGACTACACGCTGATTCTCATGCCTCCGCCTTCATCTGGTGGCATTGCCATCGCCCAGACCCTCAACATTCTCGAGCAACTGAAGTTCTCCGAGGCAGCGAAACAGGATCCCATCAAGGCGTTGCACTTCCAGGTAGAGGCAATGAAGGCCGCGTTCGCCGACCGCGCAGCGTACCTGGGTGATTCGGATTTCGTCGAAGTTCCGGTCGATCGGCTCACGTCGAAATCGACCGCCGCGGCTTATGCGGACAAGATCAGCTTTCCCCGACCGAAAGTCCCAGAGAAGGACAGTCCCAAGCGCACTGCGGTGCCGGATGACGGCGGCACATCTCATTTCTGCATTGCCGATCAATTCGGCAATGTGGTTGTGAGCACGGAAACCATCAATACAGAATTCGGATCGCTGGCGGCTGTTGACGAGTGGGGACTGATTCTGAACAACGAAATGGATGATTTCACTGCTATCCCCGGGGAGCCCAATGCGTTCGGCCTGGTGCAGTCGCCCGCCAATGCGATCGCGCCAGGCAAGCGGCCGATATCGAGCATGTCCCCAACGATTGTCCTGAAGGGCGATGAGCCGTTTCTGCTTGTCGGCGCCGCGGGCGGGCCCCGCATCATCTCCGGCACACTGAACGTCATCCTCGGCGTATTGGACCATGGCCGGCCGCTCGCCGAGGCAGTCCAGTCACCCCGCCCGCATCACCAGTGGCAGCCAGACAGAGTCTTCTTCAACCAGGCACGGACGGGCAACGCTCATTTCGACGGCATCCCCCTCGATATGGCTGCGAAGAAACTCGGCGAGTTTGGGCACGAAGTCAGTGACATACCCAAGCGAAGCGTGGTTCAGGCCATCATCAAGACGAGAGACGGTTGGATTGGCGTGTCCGATCCCCAAGGCGGCGGTCAACCGGCTGGATACTAG
- the tadA gene encoding Flp pilus assembly complex ATPase component TadA has protein sequence MDALASSPNETVAERVGRFRQRVKDLLQGAGLPSGEAVSIHARLEAGETPPLFVLNRLFDLKAIDEATYQETIAQHLPVERMTSISTENFCDEFVRRIPISFARRHKVIALDTGNGPLTLVCSRLKVGGACDHVGAYLRRPFTIALAPQVEIERAINQAYAGQNADFAGVLGGLSGPEDTAVAMELIENGDLLDSSTRAPVIKLVNMVLFEAVKRRASDVHIQPFDGHVQVRFRIDGVLYDFLRLPSEIRDEVVSRIKVVGGMDIAEKRIAQDGRTTVSIGDRSVDLRISVIPTSRGERVVLRLLDKSARLYELGELGMSVEDRARFATLLQRTHGIILVTGPTGSGKSTTLYAALQHLDSTELNILTLEDPIEYQLPGISQTQVSTKKGMNFATGLRAVLRQDPDVILVGEIRDEETARMAVQSSMTGHLVLSTLHTNDAAGAVTRLLDLGIEPYLVASSLVAVLALRLIRVVCPQCCVTRGLSPDEMRSLQVEFNAAPPAIPVACGCEHCSNTGYFGRTGIFELLIVDEAVRELITSRAKSGEIKQAARRAGMKTLREDGLGKLLRGTTTADEVQRITLSDEGAGADSPAEITN, from the coding sequence ATGGATGCGCTAGCCTCCAGTCCGAACGAAACCGTTGCCGAGCGTGTCGGCCGATTCCGGCAGCGCGTAAAGGACCTATTGCAAGGGGCAGGCTTGCCTTCGGGTGAGGCCGTGTCCATTCATGCGCGGCTGGAGGCTGGCGAAACACCACCGCTGTTCGTGCTGAATCGGCTTTTCGACTTGAAAGCCATCGATGAAGCCACGTACCAGGAGACAATCGCGCAACACCTGCCCGTGGAGCGAATGACATCGATTTCGACCGAAAACTTCTGCGATGAATTCGTAAGGCGAATCCCCATCTCTTTTGCACGACGCCACAAGGTTATTGCACTCGATACGGGGAACGGACCACTGACGCTTGTTTGTTCGCGACTCAAGGTTGGCGGCGCCTGTGACCATGTGGGCGCGTACCTGCGCCGGCCATTTACCATCGCGCTGGCTCCCCAGGTCGAAATCGAGCGAGCCATCAATCAGGCCTACGCAGGCCAGAACGCCGATTTTGCGGGTGTTCTTGGTGGTTTGAGTGGTCCGGAGGACACCGCAGTTGCGATGGAACTCATCGAGAACGGCGACCTTCTGGATTCGTCCACCCGTGCGCCGGTGATCAAGCTCGTCAACATGGTGCTCTTCGAGGCCGTGAAGCGCCGAGCGAGCGACGTGCACATTCAGCCCTTTGACGGGCATGTGCAGGTTCGCTTCCGCATCGACGGCGTCCTGTACGACTTCCTGCGGTTACCGTCGGAAATCCGCGACGAGGTGGTCAGCCGCATCAAGGTCGTGGGCGGGATGGACATCGCAGAAAAGCGGATCGCGCAGGATGGGCGCACGACGGTCTCCATTGGGGACCGGTCGGTCGATCTTCGAATCAGCGTAATACCCACGAGCCGAGGGGAGCGCGTCGTACTTCGTCTGCTGGACAAGTCGGCGCGGCTCTATGAACTGGGCGAGTTGGGCATGAGCGTGGAGGATCGGGCGCGGTTTGCTACACTTCTGCAACGCACCCACGGCATCATTCTCGTGACCGGTCCGACCGGCTCCGGCAAATCGACGACGCTCTATGCCGCACTTCAACACCTCGACAGTACCGAACTGAACATTCTGACGCTGGAGGACCCCATCGAATACCAGCTTCCCGGCATCAGTCAGACCCAGGTATCCACGAAGAAAGGCATGAACTTCGCCACCGGGCTGCGGGCCGTGCTCCGCCAGGACCCGGACGTCATCCTGGTCGGCGAAATTCGCGACGAGGAGACGGCACGGATGGCCGTGCAGAGCTCCATGACGGGGCATCTCGTCTTGAGCACGCTGCACACGAATGATGCGGCCGGTGCCGTTACGCGACTTCTTGACCTGGGGATCGAACCCTATCTCGTGGCCAGCAGTCTCGTAGCGGTACTTGCGTTGCGGCTCATTCGCGTCGTGTGCCCGCAGTGCTGTGTGACGCGCGGGCTCTCGCCGGATGAGATGCGCTCGCTTCAGGTCGAATTCAACGCGGCGCCGCCCGCCATTCCTGTCGCTTGTGGCTGTGAGCATTGCTCGAACACGGGGTATTTCGGAAGAACGGGGATATTCGAGCTGCTGATCGTGGACGAGGCCGTTCGCGAGCTCATCACGTCACGTGCGAAATCGGGAGAGATCAAGCAGGCGGCCCGCCGGGCGGGAATGAAGACCCTTCGCGAGGACGGGCTGGGAAAACTCCTTCGAGGAACGACGACAGCGGATGAGGTGCAACGCATCACGCTTTCGGATGAAGGTGCCGGGGCAGACTCACCGGCGGAGATCACGAATTAG